The Candidatus Saccharimonadales bacterium nucleotide sequence CACTCGTTTCATGATTACGAAGTCGCTATCATCGAAGCCTTCTTTCCGTATGTAAAGAATCTACCCGTAGCGAGCATAGAAGAAGCTGCCGAAGCGGTGATCGCACGAAGCGGAACCCATGTCTATATGTACACACGAGATCTCACAAAGCGTCTGAAAGATGAAGGTTATACGCTCGTTGCCATCTCCGGATCACAAGATGAAATCGTACAAAAATTCGCTCAGCTTTGGCACTTCGACATCGCTATAGGCCAAGTTCATGACTCTGAAAACGATATTTACACAGGAACAATTCCCGGCAACAAACTGCTCGTTTTACAAAAAGGAGACGTGCTAAAAGACATCGTTAAAAACCATGGGTTAGACTGGAAAGAAAGCGTGGCAGTCGGTGATTCAAGAAGCGACATCGCAATGCTTGAGCTGGTAGAAAATCCAATCGCTTTCAACCCAAATGACGACCTTTTCAGTGCTGCCCAAAAACACGGCTGGAAGATTGTTATAGAACGAAAAAACATGATTTACGAACTGGAGCCTAAAGATGGAACATACGTATTGGCGAGTGCAAGTACCCGATAAACCTCTGTTTCCTGATGTAGAATGGAGCAAACCAGAGCAACGCTCTCAGGCGGGGCGTCTTGGCATTATCGGCGGAAATAAGCTTGGCTTCGCCGGTGTTGCGGAAAGCTACAGCACTGCACTTCAAAGCGGAGTAGGGCAAGTACGGACACTTCTTCCTGATGCTCTGCGCAAAACGATCCCAACTTCAATTACGGACACTACTTTTGCTCCAAGTAATCCATCAGGTAGCCTTTCTAAGGAAGCCTTTGGAGACATGCAAGCGCTTGGCGCATGGGCCCACCATATTCTGCTTGTCGGTGATGCGGGCAGGAATAGTGAAACGGCAGTGCTTTACGAAAACTTCATCCAAGATTATAGTGGGCAACTCACACTCACAAGAGATGCGATTGATCTAATAAAAAATGGTGCCACGCTCCTCGTCGAGCGTCCGGATACGCTTTTGGTAGTATCGTTTGCACAACTACAAAAACTCTTTCAAAGCGTTTACTATCCAAAGATATTGACTTTCAGTATGCAACTGAATAGCCTCGTAGAGGCTCTTCACAAATTTACCATTACTTACCCGGTAGGAATCGCAGTACTTCATAAAGATTACCTCCTCGTGGCCGCAAAGGGAGAAGTAGTCTCTACTTTATGGCAAAATCCTATGGCTATTTGGCGGGGTCAGACTGCTACAAAAGCAGCCTGTTATTGGTTATGGAATCCTGGTCAGCTAGTCAAGAGCGTTTCTGCCAGTCTGGTTAGTAAATAGTTTCCTGGCGAGGAATCTTCACCTCTACAGGAGTGCTCCTATCGGTTGTCGTACCATCTCCAAGCTGACCGTTATTGTTACGACCCATAGCATACAGTTTTCCATTATCGCCCAAAATAAAGGCTGTATACTCGTCACCATTTGCGAGCGCGGTTGCCTTTACGCCAGCTGGAAGTTGCACTTTGGCTGGACTTGGATTACATGCTTGTAGTGGGGCACCTGTGCCTAATTTTCCGTAAGTATTGTCTCCCATGGCATAGACATTTCCAGCCGTCGTGATGTACATGGCTGAATTCATCTGATATGTAGCCTCGCTATTCATACTATAAAGAGCTGTCTCGCCGCTAAAGTTAAGCATGCCAGACCAACTTGGTATTCGCGTACAACTACCCGTGCCAAGTTCGCCGAACGAATTGCTTCCCATACACCACACACCACTATCTGGCGGTAAGCGATCTTTAGCAATTACGCAAACTGCATGTTGGTCGCCACCCTGTTCTCCAAGGCTAAGTGTTCGCCCGAACGCGCCGCTCGTAATACTTCGCGGAGTTGAGTAACAATTGACGCTGCTACTAACCGCACAAGAACCCGAAAACGCACCATCGTTTGCCGTACCGTAGCCGTTTTGCCCACTCATATAAACAGTTGCCGAAGGTGGATTATTAACGTTAAAGAAAACTGCCTCTTGAGCCCCATGATACGACAAAACAATGTCCGTCACCGGAGGATTACCTGGTATCTGGGCTCGCCCAGGAATCGACTTACCGATCCAAACATTGGTTGTAAAGTTTGCCTGACCAAGCTGGCCGTAATTATTATCTCCCGCGCAGTAGGCTTGATCATCTGATGCGATAACACAGGTGGTGCGGTCCTGATTAAATATCGACTTCACGGTTAATGAAGATGCCGAACCTGATACCGGTCCGGGGCTCGCAAGATCGAGCCTAAATTTCACCGGTGAAGTGAAAGGTACGTACGAATTGCTTGTTGTACCAGAGCCAAGCCCGCCACTGTCATTCAAACCTGCGCAGTATGCCTGAAGGTCGGACGCTTTTACGCACGCGCTATTCTGGCCATAGCCATTTACTCTCATATCCATTGCCGTGAGGCCTGCCGGAAGGCCAAACCGAACCCAGTCGGTTCCTCCAGTCAACTCC carries:
- a CDS encoding HAD family phosphatase: MKKFAVFDIDGTIFRWQLFSEIVFELINNGYIPKSAKENIDAKMAQWRSRLHAHSFHDYEVAIIEAFFPYVKNLPVASIEEAAEAVIARSGTHVYMYTRDLTKRLKDEGYTLVAISGSQDEIVQKFAQLWHFDIAIGQVHDSENDIYTGTIPGNKLLVLQKGDVLKDIVKNHGLDWKESVAVGDSRSDIAMLELVENPIAFNPNDDLFSAAQKHGWKIVIERKNMIYELEPKDGTYVLASASTR